The genomic interval AAGCGCCGTAGTCTCACCCGTGTAACTGTTGTAACTGGTTGCAGTTACAGCAACATCAGCCACAGGCACCTGCCATGGACCCACCATCTGATCTCTTGCAACCAATCCGGTAACAGTACGATCACCGATAGTAACAAGGAATGACTTGTTGGCCACCGTTGGCAGACGCAACACCCTGTAGATCGCCTCATGCAAATCAATCTTGTCAGTCTCAAATTCCAGCTTATGGAATGGCTTGTGGTGAACCTCACGCAACATCTTCGGAGGTTTGCCAAATAACACGTCCATAGGCAGATCTATCGGCGTGTTATCAAAGTGGCCATCCCCCATAACAAGTTTCTGCTCTCTGGTGGCCTCACCAATTACTGCATACGGGCATCTCTCACGCTCACAGAGCGCACGAAACTGCTCCATACGTGATGTATCTATGGCAAGAATATAGCGCTCTTGCGCCTCATTACACCAGATCTCCAGAGGAGACATTCCAGGCTCATCATTAAGCACCATTCGCAACTCAAAACGGCCTCCGCGCCCACAATCGTTAACAATCTCCGGCACTGCATTTGATAGTCCGCCTGCCCCCACATCATGAATGGAGACAATAGGATTTTCATTCATCTGCCAACAGCGATCAATCACCTCCTGACATCGACGCTCCATCTCAGGATTGCCTCGTTGCACAGAGGCAAAGTCCAGGCTCTCTGAACTACTGCCACTAGTCATGGATGAGGCAGCTCCACCGCCCAGACCGATCAACATTGCCGGGCCACCCAGAACTACTATCTGTGTACCAGGTGGAATTTCATTTTTCTCTACATCCTTACGCCTGATGTTGCCCATGCCACCAGCCAACATTATCGGTTTGTGATAACCACGCACCTCATCACCTTCCGCTCCCGCCACCTTCTCTTCAAAGGTTCTAAAATAACCATGAATGGCTGGACGCCCAAATTCATTGTTGAATGCGGCCGCCCCAATTGGAGCTTCCAACATGATATCCAGCGCAGATACAATTCTTGATGGCTTACCGTAATCCTTCTCCCAAGGCTGCTCGGCACCAGGAATCCTCAGGTTTGAGACAGAGTATCCAGAGAGGCCTGCCTTTGGTTTAGAGCCACGCCCTGTGGCACCACCATCCCTGATCTCACCACCTGCACCTGTTGCAGCCCCTGGAAATGGGGATATTGCAGTTGGATGGTTATGAGTCTCAGCCTTATAAACAATATCGATCTGCTCCTCTGTTGTGCCATAACGAGACCGATCTCCCTGCGGGAAAAATCTACCACCACCAAATCCTTCGATAACCGCGGCATTATCCTTATATGCAGAGAGCACGCCTTCCGGGTTATTCCTGTGGGTATCACGAATCATGCCAAACAGAGTTTCATCACGCTGTTCGCCATCAATAATCCAGTCTGCATTAAAAATCTTGTGGCGACAGTGTTCCGAGTTTGCCTGGGCAAACATCATCAACTCAACATCATTTGGATTGCGCCCCATCGCCTCGAAGTTTTCCACCAGATAATCAATCTCATCATCTGCCAAGGCGAGCCCCAGAGAGTTATTGGCCTCTTCCAGAGCAACTTTCCCCCCACCAAGAATATCAACACTCATTACCGGTGCTGGCTCGGCAGTGGTAAAGAGAGCCTCTGCATCAGACTCATCATCCAGCACTGTTTCAGTCATCCTGTCATGTATCAGGGAAAACAGCTTGGCCTCATTATCCAAATCCAGACTACCCTCAATCTCCACCCCCCATTCAACTCCACGCTCAATCCTGTGCACATCATTCAGGCCACAGTTGTTGGCAATGTCGGTAGCCTTACTGGCCCATGGAGATATGGTTCCCAGACGGGGCACAACAATAAGCCTTCTACCTCTCAATGAGGTCTCATCATGTGATGGCCCATACTCCAGCAACTTCTCCAGAACAGTCTGCTGCTCTTCAGTCAACGTTGAGTACAGATCAACAAAATGGAGCCACCGGGTTGTAATTCCTTTTACCGCCGGCAGCTCTCTGGAGAATAGTTCTTCCATCTTTCCCAGTCTGAACCGAGAAAGTGCCGGACCACCCTTTATGACTAACATGCAATTACCCTTTTATCATTAATCAAACTATCTCTCTCCAACCCAGCCCATCCTTTTGGCTAGCAATTGAGATCCATTTTTTTTCACAACCCAAGGCACCACTAACTGCGGAAACCGCCTTCTCTTCACAATTATTCTGCTCGCTCAAGTGCATTACAACAAGATGCTGCAGTGAAGATGTATCTATCTCATGCAGCAACATTGCCGCCTGCTGATTACTCAAGTGTCCAAGCCTCCCCATAACCCTTTTCTTTAATGAATATGGATATGGGCCTATAGCCAACATATCAGGATCATAATTGCACTCAAGCAACAGCGCATCACATCCATCAAGCTGTCTTTCTATGTGAGAAGAGACCTCCCCTGTATCAGTCAACAGACCAACCCTTTGCTTCCCATTAGAGAAGGTAAACTGGATCGGCTCCTCTGCATCATGTGACACATGGAATGGGGAAACCTCTATGGCACCAATAGAGAACCTTTCAAACCCACCAATAACTCTGACTGAATCAAACAGACCATGTCTACGCTCAGCCTCCGCTGCAGTACCAGACGTCATCCATACCGGACATCCTGTTTTTTTGGCTAACCGCCTGACACCACCAAGATGATCACCATGCTCATGCGTAACCAGGATCGCATCAATCTCATCGAGAGCTTTTCCCAACCGCTGCAGACGAATCTCAGTCTGTTTCAGTGAGAACCCACAATCAACAAGAATTGTGGTCTCTTCTGTTTCAAACAGTGTCCCATTACCCTTGCTGCCACT from Candidatus Thiopontia autotrophica carries:
- the purL gene encoding phosphoribosylformylglycinamidine synthase produces the protein MLVIKGGPALSRFRLGKMEELFSRELPAVKGITTRWLHFVDLYSTLTEEQQTVLEKLLEYGPSHDETSLRGRRLIVVPRLGTISPWASKATDIANNCGLNDVHRIERGVEWGVEIEGSLDLDNEAKLFSLIHDRMTETVLDDESDAEALFTTAEPAPVMSVDILGGGKVALEEANNSLGLALADDEIDYLVENFEAMGRNPNDVELMMFAQANSEHCRHKIFNADWIIDGEQRDETLFGMIRDTHRNNPEGVLSAYKDNAAVIEGFGGGRFFPQGDRSRYGTTEEQIDIVYKAETHNHPTAISPFPGAATGAGGEIRDGGATGRGSKPKAGLSGYSVSNLRIPGAEQPWEKDYGKPSRIVSALDIMLEAPIGAAAFNNEFGRPAIHGYFRTFEEKVAGAEGDEVRGYHKPIMLAGGMGNIRRKDVEKNEIPPGTQIVVLGGPAMLIGLGGGAASSMTSGSSSESLDFASVQRGNPEMERRCQEVIDRCWQMNENPIVSIHDVGAGGLSNAVPEIVNDCGRGGRFELRMVLNDEPGMSPLEIWCNEAQERYILAIDTSRMEQFRALCERERCPYAVIGEATREQKLVMGDGHFDNTPIDLPMDVLFGKPPKMLREVHHKPFHKLEFETDKIDLHEAIYRVLRLPTVANKSFLVTIGDRTVTGLVARDQMVGPWQVPVADVAVTATSYNSYTGETTALGESAPTALIHPAASGRMAVGEALTNIAASRIGSIDQIRLSANWMAPAGHPGEDAALFDTVKAVSELCQQLDISVPVGKDSMSMKSVWEEDGEKRSVTAPISLIACAFAPCADIRKTLTPQLITDAGDSDLLLIDLGKGKSRLGGSALAQVYKQVGHHAPDLNDPGAMRHFFGLIQEMNEDGQILAYHDRSDGGLFTTLCEMAFAGHTGLSLLIDDLDGDPSAALFNEELGAVIQIRHSDLEVVQQKLRDYGLFSHTHVLGTLSDNDRITVRNQGDIIVDESRVDLQRAWSETSWQIQRLRDNSDCADQEYDRLLDVKDPGMSAVVSFEIDADIAAPYIKRGVRPSMAILREQGVNGQVEMAAAFDRAGFDCQDVHMSDLLEGRVDLNDFRGVVACGGFSYGDVLGAGEGWAKSILFNGRVRDSFAKFFERKDTFGLGVCNGCQMMSVLHELIPGADHWPRFVRNLSEQFEGRLSLVEVVESPSIFLQGMAGARIPIAVAHGEGRVEFSGDHGSKAQLAMRYIDHTGNPTENYPLNPNGSVNGETGYTTDDGRFTIMMPHPERVFRGVQYSWRPDGWNEDAPWMRMFRNARVWVD
- a CDS encoding MBL fold metallo-hydrolase, translating into MRFASLGSGSKGNGTLFETEETTILVDCGFSLKQTEIRLQRLGKALDEIDAILVTHEHGDHLGGVRRLAKKTGCPVWMTSGTAAEAERRHGLFDSVRVIGGFERFSIGAIEVSPFHVSHDAEEPIQFTFSNGKQRVGLLTDTGEVSSHIERQLDGCDALLLECNYDPDMLAIGPYPYSLKKRVMGRLGHLSNQQAAMLLHEIDTSSLQHLVVMHLSEQNNCEEKAVSAVSGALGCEKKWISIASQKDGLGWREIV